The following are encoded together in the Ignavibacteria bacterium genome:
- a CDS encoding ATP-binding protein yields MSKQFRHILKTSPFEIDRLPKFLGEAFEGINVKKDYFNMLLLAITEAVNNAIVHGNKSNITKKVILELTVTDSTIKIDVTDEGEGFDIEKIPDPTLPENLLREHGRGVYIMKHFVDEMYYTKSKEGNSLTLISEFKLEDE; encoded by the coding sequence ATGTCTAAACAATTCAGACATATCCTAAAAACTTCGCCTTTCGAAATTGATCGGCTTCCAAAATTTCTTGGAGAAGCATTTGAGGGGATCAATGTAAAAAAAGATTATTTCAATATGCTTCTTCTTGCAATCACAGAAGCAGTAAACAATGCCATCGTACACGGAAACAAAAGCAATATTACAAAAAAAGTAATTCTTGAATTGACAGTCACTGATTCGACAATCAAAATTGACGTAACAGATGAAGGCGAAGGATTTGACATAGAAAAAATCCCCGACCCTACTCTTCCCGAAAATCTCCTGCGTGAACATGGACGCGGTGTTTACATAATGAAACATTTCGTAGATGAAATGTACTACACTAAATCTAAGGAAGGCAATTCACTTACTCTCATTTCGGAATTCAAATTAGAAGATGAGTAA